GAGGCCTCAGGCGGGAGATTCAATCTATATTTGAGCGCGATCCGGCAGCGAGGAGTGTGCTGGAAGTGCTTTTCTGCTATCCCGGTTTTCATGCTATCTTTTTTTACCGGATCGCCCACTGGTGCTGGAAACGGAAGCTATACTTCATGGGACGGTTTCTGTCTCATGTAGGGAGGTTCTTCACAGGCATAGAAATACATCCTGGCGCCAAAATAGGCAAGCGTTTCTTTATCGATCACGGCATGGGGGTTGTAGTCGGCGAAACCGCGGAAATAGGGGACAACGTGCTTTTATACCACGGCGTGACATTGGGCGGGACATCCTGGAAGAAGGTGAAGAGGCACCCCACCGTGGGTAGTAATGTCGTCGTCGGGGCGGGGGCAAAGATCTTAGGTCCCATCACCATCGGCGACAACACGCGAATCGGCGCCAATTCGGTTGTGGTCAATGACGTGCCGCCCAATTCGATTGTGGTGGGCATTCCCGGCAAAGTTGTCTTCAGGGTAGAAGGAGAAAAACGGATCAAAATGGATGAGGCCTTTATGCCCGATCCCCAGTCTGCTGCCCTAACGACGCTCCTCGAAAGGGTGAGGAGGCTCGAGAATAAACTCGGCAATGGTAATGGAGAC
This genomic window from Syntrophorhabdaceae bacterium contains:
- the cysE gene encoding serine O-acetyltransferase: MFRGLRREIQSIFERDPAARSVLEVLFCYPGFHAIFFYRIAHWCWKRKLYFMGRFLSHVGRFFTGIEIHPGAKIGKRFFIDHGMGVVVGETAEIGDNVLLYHGVTLGGTSWKKVKRHPTVGSNVVVGAGAKILGPITIGDNTRIGANSVVVNDVPPNSIVVGIPGKVVFRVEGEKRIKMDEAFMPDPQSAALTTLLERVRRLENKLGNGNGDDKQNNKDAAPIRDGMFP